In one Methylobacterium sp. SyP6R genomic region, the following are encoded:
- a CDS encoding YggT family protein yields MRSILWLIDNIITLYVYLLIASAVLSWLVAFNVVNVRNPIVSQIGEFLFRVTEPALRPIRRILPNLGGIDISPIILVLGLFFLRNLMFELFAGMA; encoded by the coding sequence ATGCGCTCGATTCTCTGGCTCATCGACAACATCATCACGCTCTACGTGTACCTGCTCATCGCCAGCGCCGTGCTGAGCTGGCTGGTGGCCTTCAACGTGGTCAACGTGCGCAACCCGATCGTGTCGCAGATCGGGGAGTTCCTGTTCCGGGTGACCGAGCCGGCCCTGCGGCCGATCCGGCGCATCCTGCCGAATCTCGGCGGCATCGACATCTCGCCGATCATCCTGGTCCTCGGCCTGTTCTTCCTGCGCAACCTGATGTTCGAGCTCTTCGCCGGCATGGCGTAA
- a CDS encoding cation diffusion facilitator family transporter, protein MAHESSGAIYTAAGANLAIAVAKFVGAFLTGSSAMLAEGVHSVVDTANQILLLVGLKRAQKPADARFPFGYGREVYFYAFLVALLIFLGGGAFAVYEGIHKLQHPEPAADAVIFGRTIPGFYVNLAILGFAVAAEGFSCFVALKAFWGEKGRLPPITAIRRSKDPALFTVLVEDVAALTGLVVALSGVILAEVLEKPAFDGIASIVIGLILIGMAIFLMIETHGLLVGEAAEPALVAGLHEIVRSESGVQHVNEVLTQHLGPADILVNVSLDMDDRLSGGEIERLVGHLETRMKALSPKVRRVFIEIQSRHDAVARQPDRVA, encoded by the coding sequence ATGGCTCATGAGAGCAGCGGCGCGATCTACACCGCCGCCGGCGCCAACCTGGCGATCGCCGTGGCGAAGTTCGTCGGCGCCTTCCTCACCGGCTCGAGCGCCATGCTGGCCGAGGGCGTCCACTCGGTGGTCGACACCGCCAACCAGATCCTGCTGCTCGTCGGGCTGAAGCGGGCGCAGAAGCCGGCGGATGCCCGTTTCCCGTTCGGCTACGGCCGCGAAGTCTATTTCTACGCCTTCCTGGTGGCCCTGCTGATCTTCCTCGGCGGCGGCGCCTTCGCGGTCTACGAGGGCATCCACAAGCTCCAGCATCCCGAGCCCGCGGCGGATGCGGTGATCTTCGGGCGGACCATCCCGGGCTTCTACGTGAACCTCGCGATCCTCGGCTTCGCGGTCGCGGCGGAAGGGTTCTCCTGCTTCGTCGCCCTCAAGGCGTTCTGGGGCGAGAAGGGCCGGCTGCCGCCGATCACCGCGATCCGCCGCAGCAAGGACCCGGCCCTGTTCACCGTGCTGGTCGAGGACGTGGCGGCCCTGACCGGTCTCGTCGTGGCGCTCTCCGGCGTGATCCTGGCCGAGGTCCTGGAAAAACCCGCCTTCGACGGCATCGCCTCGATCGTGATCGGGTTGATCCTGATCGGAATGGCGATCTTCCTGATGATCGAGACCCACGGCCTGCTCGTCGGGGAGGCGGCGGAGCCCGCGCTGGTCGCCGGCCTCCACGAGATCGTGCGGTCCGAGTCGGGGGTGCAGCACGTCAACGAGGTGCTGACGCAGCATCTCGGTCCCGCCGACATCCTGGTCAATGTCAGCCTCGACATGGACGACCGGCTCAGCGGCGGCGAGATCGAGCGCCTGGTCGGCCACCTGGAGACGCGGATGAAGGCCTTGAGCCCCAAGGTCCGGCGCGTCTTCATCGAGATCCAGTCCCGTCACGATGCGGTGGCGCGGCAGCCGGACAGGGTGGCCTGA
- the mntR gene encoding manganese-binding transcriptional regulator MntR: MQDTDRPHEPAALVDAEAHSAGFRQVREARRLELVEDYVELIADLIGDGGEARQVDIAARLGVAQPTVAKMLKRLAEDGLVQQRPYRGVFLTEAGRTLAAEARERHRIVESFLLALGVSPDVARCDAEGIEHHVSGETLEAFRRFTAARTAA; the protein is encoded by the coding sequence ATGCAGGACACCGATCGCCCGCACGAGCCCGCCGCCCTGGTCGATGCCGAGGCGCATTCCGCCGGCTTCCGGCAGGTGCGCGAGGCGCGCCGGCTCGAACTGGTGGAGGATTACGTCGAGCTGATCGCCGACCTGATCGGCGATGGCGGCGAGGCGCGCCAGGTCGACATCGCGGCCCGCCTCGGCGTGGCGCAGCCGACGGTGGCCAAGATGCTCAAGCGCCTGGCCGAGGACGGCCTGGTGCAGCAGCGGCCCTATCGCGGGGTGTTCCTCACCGAGGCCGGCCGGACGCTGGCCGCGGAGGCGCGGGAGCGCCACCGCATCGTCGAATCGTTCCTGCTGGCGCTCGGCGTCAGCCCGGACGTGGCGCGCTGCGATGCCGAGGGCATCGAGCACCATGTCAGCGGCGAGACCCTGGAGGCGTTCCGCCGCTTCACCGCCGCCCGGACCGCCGCCTGA
- a CDS encoding MucR family transcriptional regulator has product MLTADIVSAYVSKNSVPVGELGSLIAAVHASLERVAAPPAPEPEKPTPPVPIRKTVTPDYIISLEDGKPYKSLKRHLTTRGLSPDQYRQKWGLPHDYPMVAATYAAQRSELAKSSGLGQQRKNRGR; this is encoded by the coding sequence ATGCTCACGGCCGATATCGTGTCGGCCTACGTGTCGAAGAACTCGGTGCCGGTCGGGGAGCTCGGCAGCCTGATCGCCGCGGTGCACGCCTCCCTCGAACGCGTCGCCGCACCGCCGGCGCCCGAGCCCGAGAAGCCCACGCCGCCCGTCCCGATCCGCAAGACCGTCACGCCGGACTACATCATCAGCCTGGAGGACGGTAAGCCCTACAAGTCGCTCAAGCGGCACCTGACCACCCGCGGCCTCTCGCCCGACCAGTACCGCCAGAAGTGGGGCCTGCCGCACGATTACCCGATGGTCGCCGCGACCTATGCCGCCCAGCGCTCGGAACTCGCCAAGAGTTCGGGCCTCGGCCAGCAGCGCAAGAACCGCGGGCGGTAA
- a CDS encoding LysR family transcriptional regulator, which yields MHFDLVDLSLFRHVVEAGSITHGAARANLALAAASHRIRSMEASLGAALLTRARLGVTPTPAGRTLLTHARQILGNVERLQGDLAAFAGGAAGQIRVLSNTNALTEFLPEVLSAYLALHPGVSVDIEERLSDEIVGLVAEGAADLGLVAGTVETGSLETHPFRRDRFVLVVADGHPLAERASVPFAEVLGHDLVGLDRASALTRFLAGKAGRSGQPLRLRVQLRGFDAVCRLVECRVGLGIVPETTARRAARTMAIAIVALEDPWAVRDLTICLRDLAALPPFAQDFVAHLRAPQE from the coding sequence ATGCATTTCGATCTCGTCGATCTCAGCCTGTTCCGCCACGTGGTCGAGGCGGGCTCGATCACCCATGGCGCCGCCCGGGCGAACCTGGCGCTCGCCGCGGCGAGCCACCGCATCCGCAGCATGGAGGCCTCGCTCGGCGCTGCCCTCCTCACCCGGGCGCGGCTCGGCGTGACCCCGACGCCTGCCGGGCGCACGCTCTTGACCCATGCTCGCCAGATCCTCGGCAATGTCGAGCGGCTGCAAGGGGATCTCGCCGCCTTCGCGGGCGGGGCGGCGGGGCAGATCCGGGTCCTGTCGAACACCAACGCCCTGACGGAGTTCCTGCCGGAGGTGCTCTCGGCCTATCTCGCCCTGCATCCGGGCGTCAGCGTCGACATCGAGGAGCGCCTGTCGGACGAGATCGTCGGGCTCGTCGCCGAGGGCGCGGCGGATCTCGGCCTCGTCGCCGGCACGGTCGAGACCGGCAGCCTCGAGACCCATCCGTTCCGCCGCGACCGGTTCGTGCTGGTGGTGGCGGACGGCCATCCCCTGGCCGAGCGGGCCTCCGTACCCTTCGCCGAGGTGCTCGGCCACGATCTCGTCGGGCTCGATCGCGCAAGCGCGCTGACTCGTTTCCTCGCCGGCAAGGCGGGCCGCAGCGGTCAGCCCCTGCGCCTGCGGGTGCAACTGCGCGGCTTCGACGCGGTCTGCCGCCTGGTCGAGTGCCGGGTCGGCCTCGGCATCGTGCCGGAGACGACCGCGCGCCGGGCCGCCCGCACCATGGCGATCGCCATCGTGGCCCTGGAGGATCCTTGGGCGGTGCGCGACCTGACGATCTGCCTGCGCGATCTCGCCGCCCTGCCCCCCTTCGCGCAGGATTTCGTCGCCCATCTGCGGGCGCCGCAGGAATGA
- a CDS encoding MaoC family dehydratase produces the protein MKTNPGRFFEDFRLGETIRHATPRTITTGDVALYTALYGPRFAVQSSDAFAAAFGYARAPLDDLLVFHVVFGKTVPDISLNAVANLGYAEGRFLRPVYPGETLNSVSEVIGLKESSNRQTGVVYVRSTGYDAHGEAVLSYCRWVLVRKRDPEAKIAEEAVPSLAKAVAPEDLAAALPPLNAQGYDLGLAGSPYRFGDYQVGERIDHVDGMTVEEAEHQIATRLFQNTAKVHFDGFAAKDTRFGKRLIYGGHVISLARALSFNGLGNAFSIAGINAGRHVAPLFAGDTVYAWSEVAAVAELPGRSDVGALRLRTVATKNQSCATHPDKVGDATDPAVILDLDYWVLMPR, from the coding sequence ATGAAGACCAATCCGGGCCGTTTCTTCGAGGATTTCCGCCTCGGGGAGACCATCCGCCACGCCACGCCGCGCACGATCACCACCGGCGACGTGGCGCTCTACACCGCGCTCTACGGCCCGCGCTTCGCGGTTCAATCCTCCGACGCCTTCGCGGCGGCCTTCGGCTACGCCCGGGCTCCCCTCGACGACCTGCTGGTCTTCCACGTCGTGTTCGGCAAGACGGTGCCGGACATCTCGCTCAACGCGGTCGCCAATCTCGGCTACGCGGAAGGGCGCTTCCTGCGCCCGGTCTATCCGGGCGAAACCCTGAACTCGGTCTCCGAGGTCATCGGCCTCAAGGAGAGCTCGAACCGCCAGACCGGCGTCGTCTATGTCCGCTCCACCGGCTATGACGCGCACGGCGAGGCGGTGCTGAGCTATTGCCGCTGGGTGCTGGTGCGCAAGCGCGACCCCGAGGCCAAGATCGCCGAGGAGGCGGTGCCGAGCCTCGCCAAGGCGGTGGCGCCGGAGGATCTGGCCGCCGCCCTGCCGCCCCTGAACGCGCAAGGTTACGATCTCGGCCTCGCCGGCAGCCCGTACCGCTTCGGCGACTACCAGGTCGGCGAGCGCATCGACCACGTCGACGGCATGACCGTCGAGGAGGCCGAGCACCAGATCGCCACCCGGCTGTTCCAGAACACCGCCAAGGTCCATTTCGACGGCTTTGCGGCCAAGGACACCCGATTCGGCAAGCGACTGATCTATGGCGGCCACGTCATCTCGCTCGCCCGCGCCTTGAGCTTCAACGGGCTCGGCAACGCCTTCTCGATCGCCGGCATCAATGCCGGGCGCCACGTCGCGCCGCTGTTTGCCGGCGACACGGTCTATGCCTGGAGCGAGGTGGCGGCGGTGGCCGAGCTTCCCGGGCGCAGCGATGTCGGGGCGCTGCGCCTGCGCACCGTCGCCACCAAGAACCAGTCCTGCGCCACCCATCCGGACAAGGTCGGGGACGCCACCGACCCGGCGGTCATCCTCGACCTCGATTACTGGGTGCTGATGCCGCGCTGA
- a CDS encoding DUF167 family protein has product MSSPPWRVTPTGLEVRVRATPRGGRDALDGIEIRDDGASVLKVRVRAAPEDGAANAAIRDVLRRALGLPASAVALATGATARIKLFRIAGDGPVLAARLDALTHGPPKGAPSKDGA; this is encoded by the coding sequence ATGAGCAGCCCGCCCTGGCGGGTCACCCCGACGGGACTCGAGGTCCGGGTCCGGGCCACCCCGCGGGGCGGGCGCGACGCCCTCGACGGCATCGAGATCCGGGACGACGGCGCCTCCGTGTTGAAGGTCCGGGTCCGGGCGGCACCGGAGGACGGCGCCGCCAATGCGGCGATCCGGGACGTGCTGCGGCGCGCTCTCGGCCTCCCGGCCTCCGCGGTGGCGCTCGCCACCGGGGCCACCGCGCGGATCAAGCTGTTTCGCATCGCCGGCGACGGGCCGGTCCTGGCGGCCCGGCTCGACGCCCTGACCCATGGACCGCCCAAGGGCGCACCGTCCAAGGACGGGGCTTGA